In one Halorhodospira halophila genomic region, the following are encoded:
- a CDS encoding ParM/StbA family protein: MERCIGLDMGYGFIKIDDGREGHVFPSVVGEGESGMPMSLGVAQRSGSSELRITYGGKSYLLGDYAIRHSRLAHRGLSPTRAEGDDLKILFLGALSLYARETVNNFHVVTGLPPGRMHMADDLVRQLRGDHEVIRHVGPSRFGVSIRLENIEVVPQPVGSFWAEVLDDRGQIRGDHPLLNGRVGIMDIGFRTSDFATVIDGEYSPGFCKTVPLGISFGYEEIAQELSTQYGLEREQYTLDEAIIQGQVNVNGRPVDIVELRDRIFGDIATKLLVEARSMWQIQEYDHIIITGGGGRVLERYLRPELSQAQLAQDSVTANARGYFNWAYFNAQQRAAEMGHAAEQEAAPQEDYRSGSYGTGSTTYSRGGDSDGDGAAVPPARSGSEG; this comes from the coding sequence GTGGAACGTTGTATTGGCCTGGACATGGGGTACGGGTTCATCAAGATCGATGACGGCCGCGAGGGGCACGTATTCCCCAGCGTCGTCGGCGAGGGCGAGTCGGGCATGCCGATGTCCCTGGGCGTGGCCCAGCGCAGCGGCAGCAGCGAGCTGCGCATCACCTACGGTGGTAAGAGCTATCTGCTGGGCGACTACGCCATCCGCCACTCGCGCCTGGCGCACCGGGGACTGTCGCCGACCCGCGCGGAGGGGGACGACCTCAAGATCCTCTTCCTCGGCGCCCTCAGCCTCTACGCCCGCGAGACGGTGAACAACTTCCACGTGGTCACCGGCCTGCCACCAGGCCGCATGCACATGGCCGACGACCTGGTCCGCCAGCTGCGCGGCGACCACGAGGTCATCCGCCACGTCGGCCCGAGCCGCTTCGGGGTCAGCATCCGGCTCGAGAACATCGAGGTGGTCCCGCAGCCGGTGGGCAGCTTCTGGGCCGAGGTCCTCGACGACCGCGGGCAGATCCGCGGCGATCACCCGCTGCTCAACGGCCGCGTCGGCATCATGGACATCGGCTTCCGCACCAGCGACTTTGCCACCGTGATCGACGGCGAGTACTCCCCGGGCTTCTGCAAGACGGTGCCGCTGGGGATCTCCTTCGGCTACGAGGAGATCGCCCAGGAACTCTCCACCCAGTACGGGCTCGAGCGCGAGCAGTACACGCTGGACGAGGCCATCATCCAGGGCCAGGTCAACGTCAACGGGCGACCGGTAGACATCGTCGAGCTCCGCGACCGCATCTTCGGCGACATCGCCACCAAACTGCTGGTCGAGGCCCGCTCGATGTGGCAGATCCAAGAGTACGACCACATCATCATCACCGGTGGCGGTGGCCGGGTGCTCGAGCGCTACCTCCGGCCCGAGCTCTCCCAGGCCCAGCTGGCGCAGGACTCCGTCACCGCCAATGCCCGCGGCTACTTCAACTGGGCCTATTTCAACGCCCAGCAACGCGCCGCGGAGATGGGCCACGCCGCCGAGCAGGAGGCCGCCCCGCAGGAGGACTACCGTTCCGGCAGCTACGGCACCGGCAGTACCACCTACAGCCGCGGGGGCGACAGCGACGGGGACGGCGCGGCCGTGCCGCCGGCCCGCAGCGGCAGCGAGGGCTGA
- a CDS encoding phasin family protein, whose product MQDQLNKTMQQFQKMMEPSRKLNALLLDHAEKVAHLNLEAARSYTDLAMEQMRKAMEVRDPESFQNYLNDQGKVVQTMSNKFTENASTLADISKNMGEEVQKIAQENVTAMTETMQGQAEKATGKGRSAGSSASGGASAGGSGSGSAASGSSSKKSA is encoded by the coding sequence ATGCAAGACCAGCTCAACAAGACCATGCAACAGTTCCAGAAGATGATGGAGCCGAGCCGCAAGCTCAACGCGCTGCTCCTCGACCACGCCGAGAAGGTCGCTCACCTGAACCTGGAGGCGGCGCGCTCCTACACCGACCTGGCCATGGAGCAGATGCGCAAGGCCATGGAGGTCCGTGATCCGGAGAGCTTCCAGAACTACCTGAACGACCAGGGCAAGGTCGTGCAGACGATGAGCAACAAGTTCACCGAGAACGCCAGCACCCTGGCCGACATCAGCAAGAACATGGGCGAGGAAGTGCAGAAGATCGCCCAGGAGAACGTCACGGCCATGACCGAGACGATGCAGGGCCAGGCCGAGAAGGCCACCGGCAAGGGCCGCAGCGCGGGCAGCAGTGCCAGCGGTGGTGCCTCGGCGGGTGGCAGCGGCAGTGGCTCCGCCGCCTCCGGCAGCAGCAGCAAGAAGTCCGCGTAA
- the purD gene encoding phosphoribosylamine--glycine ligase translates to MKVLVIGGGGREHAMAWALARSAQVEEVLVAPGNAGTAREPGVRNIQVGAEDVPALVQQAREQAVAFTVVGPEAPLVAGVVDAFQEAGLPCLGPTAAAAELEGSKAFAKAFMARHGIPTAAYRTFDDLGAATDYIREHPAPMVIKADGLASGKGVEVAATKDAALLAAERMLSGQAFGDAGARVVVEECLQGEELSFIALVDGEHVVAMASSQDHKPRDDGDEGPNTGGMGAYSPAPLMDERLYQRVMDEVIRPTVRGLAAEGRPYKGFLYAGLMIDDEGHPRVLEYNCRLGDPEAQPLLMRLDADFAELCRAALDGRLPEVALSWDPRPAVGVVMAAAGYPGPVERGDVIEGLDDAEHTGCKVFHGGTTLDADGRVVTNGGRVLCCCALGERVAAAQQAAYRGVAAIHWEGVFYRRDIGARAIARETG, encoded by the coding sequence ATGAAGGTACTGGTTATCGGAGGGGGCGGTCGCGAGCACGCCATGGCCTGGGCCCTGGCGCGCTCGGCGCAGGTCGAAGAGGTGCTCGTCGCCCCCGGTAACGCCGGCACCGCCCGCGAGCCCGGGGTCCGGAACATCCAGGTTGGCGCGGAGGACGTCCCGGCGCTGGTCCAGCAGGCCCGGGAACAAGCGGTGGCCTTTACGGTGGTTGGGCCCGAGGCACCGCTGGTGGCCGGGGTGGTGGACGCGTTCCAGGAGGCGGGGCTCCCCTGTCTGGGCCCGACCGCGGCCGCCGCGGAGCTGGAGGGCTCCAAGGCCTTCGCCAAGGCCTTCATGGCCCGTCACGGGATCCCCACGGCGGCCTACCGGACCTTTGACGATCTGGGCGCGGCCACCGACTACATCCGGGAACACCCCGCGCCGATGGTCATCAAGGCCGATGGGCTGGCCTCGGGCAAGGGTGTCGAGGTGGCGGCGACCAAGGATGCCGCCCTGCTGGCCGCCGAGCGCATGCTCTCAGGCCAGGCCTTCGGGGACGCCGGTGCGCGCGTCGTGGTCGAGGAGTGCCTGCAGGGCGAGGAGCTGAGCTTCATCGCCCTGGTCGACGGCGAGCATGTGGTGGCGATGGCCAGCTCTCAGGATCACAAACCGCGGGACGACGGTGATGAGGGTCCGAACACCGGGGGGATGGGCGCGTACTCGCCGGCGCCGCTGATGGATGAACGGCTCTACCAGCGGGTCATGGACGAGGTGATCCGGCCCACGGTCCGCGGGCTGGCTGCCGAGGGGCGGCCCTACAAGGGGTTTCTCTACGCCGGGCTGATGATCGACGACGAGGGCCATCCGCGCGTCCTCGAGTACAACTGCCGCCTGGGCGACCCGGAGGCGCAACCCCTGCTGATGCGCCTGGATGCGGACTTCGCCGAGCTCTGCCGGGCTGCCCTCGACGGCCGGCTGCCGGAGGTGGCGCTGAGCTGGGATCCGCGCCCGGCGGTCGGCGTGGTGATGGCGGCGGCCGGCTATCCGGGGCCGGTGGAGCGGGGCGATGTCATTGAAGGGCTCGACGACGCCGAGCACACCGGCTGCAAGGTCTTCCACGGGGGCACGACCCTCGACGCCGACGGCCGGGTGGTGACCAACGGCGGTCGGGTGCTCTGCTGCTGCGCCCTGGGCGAGCGTGTGGCTGCTGCGCAACAGGCCGCTTATCGCGGTGTCGCCGCCATCCACTGGGAGGGGGTGTTTTACCGGCGGGACATCGGTGCCCGGGCCATTGCCCGGGAAACCGGCTGA
- the purH gene encoding bifunctional phosphoribosylaminoimidazolecarboxamide formyltransferase/IMP cyclohydrolase: protein MATNDGVRPLRRALISVSDKSGVEGFARALHEQGVEILSTGGTARLLGEAGIPVREVSAETGFPEIMDGRVKTLHPRIHGGLLGRRGTDDAVMDEHGIGPIDLLCVNLYPFEQAVAAEDCTLAEAIENIDVGGPAMIRAAAKNHTDVAVVTEAAAYDRVLDEVQRLGGTSRALRHHLATRAFSHTARYDGAIAAYLSQRDEQGEQQGDFPGIWTLQVEKIADMRYGENPHQSAAFYRDVTPGEASVATARQLQGKALSYNNVADTDAALECVKGFEAPACVIVKHANPCGVACAETLREAYDRAFEVDPTSAFGGIIAFNDTVDAELAGAILDRQFVEVVIAPAVTDEALSRFSAKANVRVLQTGRWPRKAGADLELKRVRGGLLVQDRDTAVVDPADLRVVTRRQPTDAEWADLRFAWEVVRHVKSNAIVFAGGQRTLGVGAGQMSRVFSTRIACEKASDAGLALQGSVLASDAFFPFRDGVDQAAEAGAAALIQPGGSMRDQEVIDAADEHGLAMVFTGMRHFRH, encoded by the coding sequence ATGGCGACCAACGACGGCGTGCGGCCCCTGCGGCGGGCCTTGATCAGCGTTTCCGACAAGAGCGGGGTGGAGGGCTTCGCCCGGGCCCTGCATGAGCAAGGCGTCGAGATCCTCTCGACCGGTGGTACGGCCCGCCTGCTGGGCGAGGCCGGTATCCCGGTGCGTGAGGTTTCGGCCGAGACCGGCTTCCCGGAGATCATGGATGGCCGGGTCAAGACCCTGCATCCGCGCATCCACGGCGGGCTGCTGGGGCGGCGCGGCACGGACGACGCGGTCATGGACGAGCACGGCATCGGGCCCATCGACCTGCTCTGCGTGAACCTCTACCCCTTCGAGCAGGCCGTCGCCGCCGAGGATTGCACGCTGGCCGAGGCCATCGAGAACATCGACGTCGGCGGGCCGGCCATGATCCGTGCCGCGGCCAAGAACCACACCGATGTGGCGGTGGTCACCGAGGCTGCCGCCTACGATCGGGTCCTGGACGAAGTCCAGCGCCTGGGCGGGACCAGCCGGGCCCTGCGTCACCACCTGGCAACCCGGGCGTTCAGCCACACCGCACGCTACGATGGCGCCATCGCCGCCTACCTGAGCCAGCGCGACGAGCAGGGTGAGCAGCAGGGCGATTTCCCGGGTATCTGGACGTTGCAGGTGGAGAAGATCGCGGATATGCGCTATGGCGAGAACCCGCATCAGTCCGCTGCCTTCTACCGTGACGTCACCCCCGGTGAGGCCAGCGTCGCCACGGCGCGCCAGCTCCAGGGCAAGGCCCTGTCCTACAACAACGTCGCCGATACCGATGCCGCGCTGGAGTGCGTCAAGGGGTTCGAGGCGCCGGCCTGTGTCATCGTCAAGCATGCCAACCCCTGCGGTGTGGCCTGTGCCGAGACCCTGCGCGAGGCCTACGACCGGGCCTTCGAGGTCGACCCGACCTCGGCCTTCGGTGGCATCATCGCCTTCAACGACACCGTCGACGCCGAGTTGGCCGGTGCCATCCTGGATCGCCAGTTCGTGGAGGTGGTCATTGCCCCGGCGGTCACCGACGAGGCCCTGTCGCGCTTCTCCGCCAAGGCCAACGTGCGCGTGCTGCAGACCGGCCGCTGGCCGCGGAAGGCTGGCGCAGATCTGGAGCTCAAGCGGGTGCGCGGCGGTCTCCTGGTCCAGGATCGAGACACCGCAGTGGTCGATCCGGCCGACCTGCGGGTGGTCACCCGGCGTCAGCCCACCGACGCCGAATGGGCCGACCTGCGTTTCGCCTGGGAAGTGGTGCGGCACGTCAAGTCCAACGCCATCGTCTTTGCGGGCGGGCAGCGCACCCTCGGTGTGGGGGCCGGGCAGATGAGCCGCGTGTTCAGTACCCGGATCGCCTGCGAGAAGGCGTCGGATGCGGGGCTCGCCCTGCAGGGCTCGGTGCTCGCCTCCGACGCCTTCTTCCCGTTCCGGGACGGAGTCGATCAGGCCGCCGAGGCCGGTGCCGCGGCGCTCATCCAGCCCGGTGGCTCGATGCGCGACCAAGAGGTAATCGACGCCGCCGACGAGCATGGCCTGGCCATGGTCTTCACCGGGATGCGCCACTTCCGCCACTGA
- the fis gene encoding DNA-binding transcriptional regulator Fis: MQDGKGPGPGQGPGRGGDGEVGGPIREAVSRALDDYFRELDGHDCNGLYRLVLNEVEVPLLESVMDYCSGNQTRAAQLLGLNRATLRKKLRDHGIDYN; the protein is encoded by the coding sequence ATGCAGGACGGCAAGGGACCCGGTCCCGGACAGGGTCCTGGCAGGGGCGGCGACGGCGAGGTGGGGGGGCCCATCCGCGAGGCGGTCAGTCGCGCCCTGGATGACTATTTCAGGGAGCTGGACGGGCACGACTGCAATGGTCTCTATCGGCTCGTGCTCAACGAGGTGGAGGTTCCGCTCCTCGAGTCGGTGATGGACTACTGCTCTGGCAATCAGACGCGGGCTGCGCAGCTGCTCGGCCTTAATCGGGCGACCCTGCGCAAGAAGCTGCGCGATCACGGCATCGACTACAACTGA
- a CDS encoding DUF3426 domain-containing protein has protein sequence MYTQCPGCGTIFALRAWQLRQARGRVTCGLCQTTFDAVQALSEDLPGEPGAATTDGAPPSRSAGGDEVRIPALGPQMSAIGRMLPDDRGDRPVDLQALVGERSTAGERSGSGPEAADRAAEPGGGEADWEQVLAELRAGQRPARAPGAGTRPKRRLWMTAAGVLVLAAALVHGSYLYRAQLLELPGTRAWLSAVCAVYDCQLETAASYDVIEVEERWLEPDPRRDDALMLGGVLVHTGERRLPYPEMRLTLRDLDGHVTGERWVRPEDYVADSRLRARLGAGMEPGARIPVELYVAEPDGGAESFSLSFRPVE, from the coding sequence GTGTACACCCAGTGCCCTGGATGCGGGACGATCTTCGCGCTGCGTGCGTGGCAGCTTCGCCAGGCGCGCGGTCGGGTTACCTGTGGCCTGTGCCAGACCACCTTCGACGCGGTTCAGGCGCTGAGCGAGGACTTGCCCGGCGAGCCGGGTGCCGCGACGACCGACGGGGCCCCGCCGTCCCGGTCCGCCGGTGGGGACGAGGTGCGCATCCCCGCCCTGGGACCGCAGATGTCGGCCATCGGCCGAATGCTGCCCGACGACAGAGGCGATCGGCCGGTGGACCTGCAGGCCCTCGTCGGTGAGCGCTCGACCGCGGGGGAGCGCTCAGGTTCCGGCCCGGAGGCGGCGGATCGGGCAGCCGAACCGGGGGGGGGCGAGGCCGACTGGGAGCAGGTCCTGGCCGAGCTGCGTGCCGGGCAGCGTCCCGCCCGTGCCCCGGGGGCTGGCACGAGGCCCAAGCGGCGCCTCTGGATGACCGCCGCTGGCGTGCTGGTGTTGGCGGCGGCCCTGGTCCATGGCTCGTACCTCTACCGCGCGCAGCTGCTCGAGCTGCCCGGGACGCGGGCGTGGCTCTCGGCGGTCTGCGCCGTGTACGACTGCCAGCTGGAGACCGCGGCGAGCTACGACGTCATCGAGGTCGAGGAGCGCTGGCTGGAGCCGGATCCGCGTCGGGACGATGCGCTGATGCTCGGCGGGGTGCTGGTGCACACCGGCGAGCGGCGCCTGCCCTATCCCGAGATGCGGCTGACACTGCGGGATCTGGACGGCCACGTGACCGGCGAGCGCTGGGTTCGCCCTGAGGACTACGTGGCCGACAGCCGTCTGCGGGCGCGCCTGGGCGCGGGCATGGAGCCGGGGGCTCGGATCCCGGTGGAACTCTACGTGGCAGAGCCCGACGGCGGGGCCGAGAGTTTCTCGCTGTCATTCCGACCGGTCGAGTAG
- the prmA gene encoding 50S ribosomal protein L11 methyltransferase, with translation MAQLQVTLEVAAGDLDAVDGALELAGALSQTYQADDGTVLLEPGVGEHPMWERVRVAALFPAGTDPEDLYKLLAGQLGERLQGWQAETLEDRAWEREWLDHFRPMAFGERLWIVPTGSEPELPRDAVAIHLDPGLAFGTGTHETTALCLQWLDGEPIQGRDGLDFGAGSGVLAVAAVRLGAARCMAVDNDPQAVIASRDNAERNGVADWVPAYAVDQRPAYCADFLVANILASTLVELAGELRSGVRVGGRLALSGILLGQEQQVMDAFQGSIAWDAPQTRGDWVLVSGTRTA, from the coding sequence GTGGCGCAGCTGCAGGTGACGCTGGAGGTCGCCGCCGGCGACCTCGATGCCGTGGATGGCGCCCTGGAACTGGCCGGGGCGCTGTCCCAGACCTACCAGGCCGATGATGGCACCGTGCTCCTCGAGCCCGGCGTGGGCGAGCACCCGATGTGGGAGCGGGTTCGAGTTGCCGCGCTGTTTCCTGCCGGGACCGATCCCGAGGACCTTTACAAGCTGCTCGCCGGGCAGCTGGGCGAACGTCTGCAAGGCTGGCAGGCGGAGACGCTGGAGGATCGTGCCTGGGAGCGCGAGTGGCTCGACCACTTCCGCCCCATGGCCTTCGGCGAGCGGCTTTGGATCGTCCCCACCGGGAGCGAGCCGGAGCTGCCGCGCGACGCCGTGGCCATCCACCTCGACCCGGGGCTGGCCTTCGGCACCGGCACCCACGAGACCACGGCGCTGTGCCTGCAGTGGCTTGATGGCGAGCCGATCCAGGGGCGTGACGGCCTCGATTTCGGCGCCGGCTCTGGCGTCCTAGCCGTGGCTGCGGTACGTCTGGGCGCGGCCCGCTGCATGGCCGTCGATAACGACCCCCAGGCAGTGATCGCCAGCCGCGACAACGCCGAGCGCAACGGTGTCGCCGATTGGGTCCCGGCGTACGCCGTCGATCAGCGGCCGGCGTATTGCGCCGATTTCCTCGTCGCCAATATCCTTGCATCGACGCTGGTGGAGCTGGCCGGTGAGCTGCGTAGCGGCGTTCGCGTCGGTGGGCGCCTGGCGCTCTCCGGGATCCTCCTGGGGCAGGAGCAGCAGGTCATGGATGCCTTCCAGGGCAGCATCGCCTGGGATGCGCCGCAGACTCGCGGCGACTGGGTGCTGGTCAGCGGCACCCGCACCGCCTGA